A single genomic interval of Pseudochaenichthys georgianus chromosome 3, fPseGeo1.2, whole genome shotgun sequence harbors:
- the sema6d gene encoding semaphorin-6D isoform X3 yields MGQRAVLLLSELLLLLLTASRTILAVSFPEDNVPLDVVDAHFSRRYPVFRGRPSGNESQHRLDFQLMTKIQDTLFIAGRDQVYLVSLRESYRNEIIPYRKLTWRSGQADRDMCAVKGKHRDECHNFIKVLVPRNDDLVFICGTNGFNPMCRYYRLDNLEFDGEEINGLARCPFDSKQTNVALFAEGKLYSATVADFQASDAVIYRSMGDGSALRTIKYDSKWLKEPHFLHAAEYGNYVYFFYREIAVEHSNLGKVVYSRVARICKNDVGGSQRVLEKHWTSFVKARLNCSVPGESFFYFDVLQSITDIININGVPSVVGVFTTQMNSIPGSAVCAFSMDDIEKVFSGRFKEQKTTDSVWTPIPEDKLPKPRPGCCAGHGPAASLKSSIEFPDDTLQFIKSHPLMDTAVPSLGDEPWFTKTRVRYRLTALAVDNEAGPHKNYTVVFIGAESGVVLKVLAKTSSMSLNDSLLLEEIDVFNRAKCLSNHEDDKRVLSLHVDKEAHSLYVAFSSCVIRIPLSRCERHTTCHKSCIASRDPYCGWKPYGACERILPGFLTGYEQDVEFGNTTHLGDCHAFLGSTSAPDYKSFGDPTSGVWDIQAGETNQMVHMNILITCVFAAFLMGALLAGLFVFCYRDSFLRKPRHVHKDAESAPSCSDSNGSFIKLNGLFDSPVKEYQTNIDSPKMYTNLMSNGKDLNSPNGDTKTMILRDGCQPPELAALPTPESTPVLQQKSLQPITNQWERAPGKASGPRKESNSSAKSPQFLLSAPAPPISNSNLPHLALGHSQIPSAVVLPNATHDNSNHDSGDDTLPHSSERRLKNPDSKGCRKEQKKSVDARNTLNDLLKHLNDSVANPKAILQEASGPRPRQHLTLEPMEELTELPPKVPSREASLYSPSSSLPRNSPTKRVDVPLLSTPTTPTGSLSMGGTLERQRGGYQLHRSASHRQSLSTSPSGVTMGVSVSRQHSMNRGGYMPPTPPSRLDSQGGLMGAGMHSPHQSSVPRQGSYSGYGSLPRTGLKRTPSLKPDVPPKPNGFPPQTPQMRVVNKYSY; encoded by the exons ATGGGCCAGAGAGCTGTGCTTCTGCTCagtgagctgctgctgctgctactgacAGCCTCACGCACTATCCTCGCCGTCAGCTTCCCCGAGGACAACGTACCCCTTGATGTCGTTGACGCACACT TTTCACGGAGATACCCTGTGTTCAGAGGCCGGCCCTCTGGCAACGAGTCACAGCATCGCCTTGACTTTCAGCTGATGACCAAGATTCAGGACACTCTGTTCATCGCTGGCAG AGATCAGGTGTACCTGGTCAGTCTGAGGGAATCCTACAGGAATGAGATCATTCCTTACAGG AAGCTAACATGGCGATCAGGACAAGCTGACAGAGACATGTGTGCCGTGAAGGGAAAACACAGA GACGAGTGCCACAACTTCATCAAAGTGCTGGTTCCCAGAAACGATGACTTGGTGTTCATCTGTGGTACCAACGGCTTCAACCCCATGTGCAGATACTACAGG CTGGATAACCTCGAGTTTGATGGGGAGGAAATCAATGGATTGGCACGATGCCCATTTGACTCCAAGCAAACTAACGTTGCCCTTTTCGCTG AGGGGAAACTGTATTCAGCAACTGTAGCTGACTTCCAGGCCAGTGATGCTGTCATCTACCGCAGTATGGGTGATGGATCGGCCCTGAGGACCATCAAATATGACTCCAAATGGCTGAAAG AACCTCATTTCCTGCACGCAGCAGAGTATGGGAATTACGTGTACTTTTTCTACCGAGAGATTGCAGTGGAGCACAGCAACCTGGGAAAG GTTGTGTATTCTCGTGTGGCTCGAATCTGCAAGAATGATGTCGGGGGGTCGCAGCGGGTGCTTGAGAAGCACTGGACATCTTTTGTGAAGGCGAGGCTTAATTGCTCGGTGCCAGGGGAGTCCTTCTTCTACTTCGATGTGCTTCAGTCCATCACTGACATCATCAACATAAATGGAGTTCCCTCGGTGGTGGGCGTGTTCACTACGCAGATGAACAG TATCCCTGGGTCAGCAGTGTGTGCCTTCTCTATGGACGACATAGAGAAAGTATTCTCGGGCCGGTTCAAAGAGCAGAAGACTACTGATTCTGTGTGGACTCCAATTCCAGAGGATAAGCTTCCCAAACCCCG ACCCGGGTGCTGTGCAGGTCATGGTCCAGCTGCGTCCTTAAAGAGCTCCATCGAGTTTCCGGACGATACCCTGCAGTTCATCAAGTCCCACCCCCTCATGGACACAGCTGTGCCTTCTCTTGGGGATGAGCCTTGGTTCACCAAGACGCGCGTCAG GTACAGACTGACAGCACTGGCTGTGGACAATGAAGCAGGACCTCACAAGAACTACACAGTGGTGTTCATCGGGGCCGAGTCAGGGGTTGTTCTCAAGGTTTTGGCCAAGACCTCGTCGATGTCTTTGAATGACAGCCTGCTTCTGGAGGAGATAGATGTCTTCAACAGGGCCAA GTGCCTGTCTAACCATGAGGACGACAAGCGTGTCCTCTCGCTGCACGTGGACAAAGAAGCACACAGTCTGTATGTCGCCTTTTCAAGCTGTGTCATCCGAATTCCCCTGAGTCGCTGTGAAAGGCATACTACGTGCCACAA GTCTTGCATTGCATCAAGGGATCCTTACTGTGGCTGGAAGCCATATGGAGCCTGTGAGaggatactgcctggttttct GACTGGATATGAGCAGGATGTCGAATTTGGAAACACTACCCACCTGGGAGACTGTCATG CGTTTTTGGGCAGTACATCAGCGCCAGATTACAAATCATTTGGCGACCCTACCTCTG GTGTGTGGGATATCCAAGCAGGTGAGACCAACCAGATGGTCCACATGAACATCCTCATCACCTGCGTGTTTGCTGCCTTTCTCATGGGTGCTCTCCTTGCTGGTCTGTTTGTTTTCTGCTACCGAGACTCATTCCTCCGTAAGCCAAGACATGTCCACAAGGACGCAGAGTCTGCACCATCCTGCTCCGACTCTAATGGAAGCTTTATCAAGCTCAATGGCCTCTTTGACAGCCCTGTAAAG GAGTACCAGACTAACATTGATTCTCCCAAGATGTACACCAATCTGATGAGCAACGGCAAAGACCTGAATTCACCTAATGGAGACACCAAGACCATGATCCTGCGGGACGGGTGTCAGCCCCCCGAGCTGGCAGCCCTGCCTACACCGGAGTCTACCCCTGTGCTTCAGCAGAAAAGCCTGCAGCCCATTacaaaccagtgggagagggCTCCTGGAAAGGCAAGTGGACCGCGTAAGGAGTCCAACTCATCAGCCAAGAGTCCTCAGTTCCTTCTTTCTGCTCCTGCTCCTCCCATCTCCAACTCCAACCTCCCTCACCTCGCATTGGGACACTCACAGATCCCTAGTGCGGTTGTCTTGCCCAATGCCACACATGACAACTCCAACCATGACAGTGGAGATGATACTTTGCCACATTCATCTGAAAGGAGGCTGAAAAACCCAGATTCTAAAGGATGTAGGAAGGAACAGAAAAAGTCAGTGGATGCCAGAAATACCCTAAATGACCTTTTAAAACACCTAAACGACTCAGTGGCCAACCCCAAGGCCATTCTTCAAGAGGCATCAGGGCCTCGTCCACGGCAACATCTTACTCTGGAGCCCATGGAGGAACTGACTGAATTACCCCCCAAGGTGCCCAGCCGTGAGGCTTCCCTGtactctccctcctcctccctccctagGAACAGCCCCACCAAGAGGGTTGATGTGCCCCTGCTCTCCACACCAACAACACCAACGGGCAGCCTGAGCATGGGTGGCACCCTGGAGAGGCAAAGAGGGGGGTATCAACTCCACCGGAGTGCCTCTCACAGGCAATCCTTATCCACCTCACCGAGTGGGGTAACCATGGGGGTGTCTGTGTCTCGCCAACACAGTATGAACAGAGGGGGTTACATGCCCCCAACACCCCCCTCCAGACTTGACTCTCAAGGTGGATTGATGGGGGCAGGAATGCACTCACCCCACCAATCGTCTGTACCCCGACAGGGCAGCTACAGTGGGTATGGTTCACTCCCTCGCACAGGGCTTAAACGGACCCCATCGCTAAAGCCAGATGTGCCCCCTAAACCCAATGGGTTTCCACCACAGACTCCACAGATGCGAGTGGTCAACAAGTACAGTTATTAA